DNA from Fibrobacter sp. UWB15:
ACCTGAAAGCGGCCTCCCGCACGTCTTCGATGTCCTTGAAGTCACGCCTGTAGGCCATCTCCTTCTTGAAGCTTGCGAAGAAGCTTTCCATGCAGGCGTTGTCGTAGGGGCAGCCCGGTGCGCTCATCGAGGGCGTTATCCCGTTCTCCGAGAGCATCGTGCGGTAACCCATGCTACTGTACTGCACGCCGCGGTCGGAATGGAAGATGAGCCCGTCGTGATGGCCGCGTTGCATGATGGCATTGGACAACGCGCGCTTGACAAGTTCCGTGTCGATGTTCTTGCTTACGGCGTAGCCCACCGCCTCCTTGTTACACAGGTCCAACACCACGGCAAGGTACACCCAGCCAAGCGTAGTCTTGACGTAGGTGATGTCGCCGGCCCAGACGGCGTTCAGGCTGTCGGGATCGAACTTACGCTGCACCAGGTTCTCGCTGTACATGGCGTCGCATTTGCCCTTGCGGTAGGGTTTCCACTTCCTGAG
Protein-coding regions in this window:
- a CDS encoding IS3 family transposase translates to MNRKKYSVRKMCRALGIPQCSYYQWSKQETARSERKAREERLVQKVRDTFEENHRVYGCPKMLAALQDKGVEVKVWKLRRIMRENGLYPVTLRKWKPYRKGKCDAMYSENLVQRKFDPDSLNAVWAGDITYVKTTLGWVYLAVVLDLCNKEAVGYAVSKNIDTELVKRALSNAIMQRGHHDGLIFHSDRGVQYSSMGYRTMLSENGITPSMSAPGCPYDNACMESFFASFKKEMAYRRDFKDIEDVREAAFRYIELFYNRKRLHSSLGYVTPVEYRLSKQAA